CTGAAAGGCAAAGAAGACGATCACCGACGGCAACGTCATCAACATGTTGGCCGCCATCAGCATCGACCAATCGGCGCCCTGATCGATGCGCATTCCGAAAAGCCCCAGGGACAGCGGGAACTTGGTTTGATCGCGCAGGTAGATCAGCGGACCCATGAACTCGTTCCAGGTGCCGAGGAAGCTCATGATGGCGATCGCCGCCAGCGTCGGGCGAAGCTGGGGAACGATGACGAACCACCAGGTCTTGACGATGCCCAGGCCGTCGATGCGCGCCGCCTCTTCCAGCTCGCGCGGGATGGTCTTCATGTGCTGGATCATCAAGAAAATAAAAAACGCGCTGCCGAACCACGACGGCAGCCACAGGGGGTTCAGCGTGTCGTACCAACCGAGGCGCCGCCACACCAGGAACGACGGCACCATGGTGACCTGCGAGGGGATCATCATCGTCGCCAGCAGCAGCACCAGGGCCACGCTGCGTCCGGGCCACGACAAGCGCGCGAAGGCGTAGGCGACGAAGGCGCTGGAAAAGAGAAAACCCAGCGTGCTGAGCACCACCAGCAGAAGACTGTTGCCCACGTACTGCAGGAACGGGACAGAGTCGAACGCGCGCAGATAATTGCGTTCGACCTTGGCCAGGGTGGCGGTGAACGTCGAACTGGGCGTCAGCGATAGCTCCAGCCGGGCCTGGCGAATGCGCGGGCTGGAACCGGCGGCCCGCAATGGCACCCAGGTTCGCGCGCGGACCGTGGTGTCGTCGAAAGTCGGCGGTTGAAACGAAATGCTCAGCGGGCGGTTCTGCGCCAGATAGGTGGTGCGGGTCGACTTCCAGTGCGTGCCCCCGACATCCAGCGTGGCGGTCAAGCCGTGCCAGCTGTCGTCGGGCCGCAACGAGAGAAACAGCTTGTGAATGTCCGACGGATCAACCCCGGGCGGCAGCGCGAAGTCGTAGGCCACGACTATGGGCTGGTCCGAAGGTGAGCGAAACTGATAGTTCAACCGGACGGCGTTGCCGGAAGGCGCGAAGCCGGCGTTGTCAGCGCCGAGCTGCCAGCCGCCAGAGTCACTGCCGCCCGCCAGTTTGAACAGTCGTCCGTCCAGCGTGCGCAAAGTCAGCGCGGACAGTTCCAGCCGCGACAGTTGATCGGACAGGGCTTGCCTGGCCGCTTCGGGCGTCAATCGCTCGCCGAAACGGGCCGCCAACCGGGCGGGCGTTTCGTCCCACGCCTGATTGGGCAGCTGCGCCAGCGCACGACTGGTCAACGCCGACGCCGCCGAGTCCACCCAGCGGCCACGATCGATCGACGCCGGCACGTCATCGGGCAGGTTGGCGGCCACCAGCGTGCGCGCCGCCTGCCGCAGCAGCGGCAGCGCCGCTGCAAAGCGCCCGGCGGCGACGTCGTCGGGTTTGCGGACCGTCACGTCGTCGCGCACGTAGGGCGACTGCCCACGAAACGCCGGGAAGGTTGGCGCCATGTTGCTGTCGCCCAGCTCTTCGTCGGTCTTGATGCTGGTGAGAAACATCCACACCAGCGGATAAAG
This window of the Polyangia bacterium genome carries:
- a CDS encoding ABC transporter permease subunit translates to MTRHDPGTLDGFPDPPATDSVRAEPEVRPRENPLRRISAIHPLVERFGRWVAARGWIHVLLITLVLGCLYPLVWMFLTSIKTDEELGDSNMAPTFPAFRGQSPYVRDDVTVRKPDDVAAGRFAAALPLLRQAARTLVAANLPDDVPASIDRGRWVDSAASALTSRALAQLPNQAWDETPARLAARFGERLTPEAARQALSDQLSRLELSALTLRTLDGRLFKLAGGSDSGGWQLGADNAGFAPSGNAVRLNYQFRSPSDQPIVVAYDFALPPGVDPSDIHKLFLSLRPDDSWHGLTATLDVGGTHWKSTRTTYLAQNRPLSISFQPPTFDDTTVRARTWVPLRAAGSSPRIRQARLELSLTPSSTFTATLAKVERNYLRAFDSVPFLQYVGNSLLLVVLSTLGFLFSSAFVAYAFARLSWPGRSVALVLLLATMMIPSQVTMVPSFLVWRRLGWYDTLNPLWLPSWFGSAFFIFLMIQHMKTIPRELEEAARIDGLGIVKTWWFVIVPQLRPTLAAIAIMSFLGTWNEFMGPLIYLRDQTKFPLSLGLFGMRIDQGADWSMLMAANMLMTLPSVIVFFAFQRYFIEGMTVTGMKG